gtttttggatttcataaattatttatcACCGTGgatatttttaagattctattctCAACCTTAATCCTGTTTTCACGGTTTTATGTCCTGTAGGGAAACACTCATTTTCCATTCtaaagggggaagaaaggatCGGCAATGAAAAACCACACAGTACCCACAGAATTCATTCTTCTAGGGCTATCAGATGACCCAGAGCTTCAgattatgatttttctcttcttaattatCACATATATGTTAAGTATCACTGGAAATTTAACTATCATCACTCTCACCTTGGTTGACTCCCATCTACAGACCCCTATGTATTTCTTCCTCAGGAACTTCTCTGTATTAGAAATATCCTTTACAACTGTCTGTATTCCTAGATTTCTGGGCACAATTATCACCAGAGACAAAACTATTTCATACAATAATTGTACAGCTCAgttgtttttcttcatcttcatggGAATAACTGAGTTTTATCTTCCAACTgccatgtcctatgaccgctaCGTAGCCATCTGTAAGCCCTTGCATTATACAACCATCATGAACAAAAGAGTCTGCATTTTACTTGTCTTTTGTGCTTGGCTGGCAGGATTCTTAAATATCTTCCCACCAGttattctttttctccagttAGATTACTGTGGCTCCAAAGTCAGTGATCACTTTGTGACTATTTTCCGCTCTTGCAATTATCTTGCTCAGACACACGGCTCCTAGAAGTGATCGGTTTTTACTCCGCAATAGTGATTCTGCTTTTCACCTTGGCATTAATAATTCTATCTTACATGTTCATCATTAGAACAATTCTGAAACTGCCTTCTGCCAGTCagagaaaaaaggcattttctaCATGTTCCTCACACATGATTGTCATTTCCATCTCTTATGGAAGCTGCATATTCATGTATGCCAACCCTTCCACAAAAGAAAAGGCATCATTGACCAAAGGAGTGGCTATTCTGAATACTTCTGTCGCTCCTATGatgaatccatttatatataCCCTGAGGAACCAGCAAGTAAAGCAAGCCTTTAAGGATACTATACAAAAGGTTATGTTTTTCTCCAGTAAATGAAAGGATGAGTAGCACTGAAAAAATGAAGTTCTTGTAAATACTATTATTCACACTTTCTCAAAACTCCCTTTCCTTTACGAGAGTTAtggattttcccctttttttccatTCCCATGTTAAAATTCCCCAGTCATTGAACTCAACAAATTTGACAAACCAAATATTATTCTAGAATTTTCTGTAAATGCTAGTGttttattcaaatgtattttttcataagaattttttttattatgttatgttagtcaccatacagtacatcattagtttttgatgtaaagttcgatgattcattagttgcgtataacacccagtgcatcattagtttttgatgtagtgttccatgattcattgtttgcccataaacacccagtgctccatgcaatatgtgcccttcttaatatcaccaggctaacccacaTGCCCTCTccgctcccctctgaaaccctcagtttgtttcctggaatccatagtctctcctggctcctctccccctctgatttcccaccccttcatttttcccttccttctcctaatgttctccatgctattcctaatgctccacatgtaagtgaaaccatctgataattgtctttctctccttgacttattttactcagcataCTACCCCCAATTCCATCCCTGTCGATTCAAATGTATTTGGATGAAGTAATACATTTGGCTTAATGAGTATGGTTTTGAATGGTAGTGGTTTGCCTTTGAAGAGACACTGGACATTTAGTTTGATGGAAAGCATGTCAGGATAGGTGAGGATTTCTGAACTTTTCATTCTTACCCAGTAACAGGAATGAATGttattagaaaatttttattctatttgtcaTTTCCATGAAATTGAATAAACACAATCACTAGGGGACcgggaataaaatataaatatctacttaaatattttgaaagattagaaactcatacatattaaaaatatttatactatttataaTTATGATGCtaatgaggaggaagagaaggaaggttgAAGGAGGAGaagataacataaaattttccatcAATTCCTACATTCTAGatctattgttttctttgtattgacTCGTTTAATCCTGCCAACAACTTTATGGGGTGCCATTAATTACTAACCTCTCTTAGCCAGACGTATTTTTCTTTAGGTAGATCAAAtacctccaaaaattaaaaataggcgGAGAACAGACAATGTAAAATACATCAAATGTATCAAATGGATGAAACTATGATGAACCAGTGGAAGTGCACCTTCCTGGAGAACTGAGCGGTATTTGTGGCATCTAGAGCCGACTTCAGGGTTTTAGGAAGTATGGAAGAGAACTAACACCTACGGATAATGTTCTACACACTCTACTTTGTATTAAGCAAATCACATGcactatttattttacaaaatctcTGAGAAAGTGAACATTATTACTTCTAATTTATAGGTGAATGAACACAATGAAATTGAGGTTGAAAGTTCAATGTACAgtggcgcctggatggctcagtcttaagcgtctgcctaatgctcagggtatgatccagcctggcatcggctccctgctcagtcagaagcctgcttctccctctccctctgcccttgcttgtgttccctctcttgctgtctctccctctgtcaaataaataaataaaatcttaaaaaaaaataaaaaaagaagagaaagaaagttcaACGTACAGTGATTGCAGCTTTCAGAAATGGGAGTTCAACCACTTTTCTTCCACCTCAAAACCCACCTCCCCATTCTAGTGGGGAGAATTTGACAAATGTAGCAACTTGGGCATGAGTAGCCTAGAGGCCAGGTGATGTTATCATTGTCAAAGAAAATGTCAGTTTTCCTGCCTCTTCTCTTAGCACAATTATGGTCAGTTTCACAATAATTGCTAGACGTTGGTTCTTTTTAACCCTCAAGTCACATGCATAAGACAAACCTTGTCTGCTTTGCCTGTCATCCTCGTTTtcgcttttattttatttcttggtcattaccatatatgttttttaaaaagtcacatgacTTCCTCAGTAAAAAGGGGTTTTGGGAATAGGATTATGATACTCTCCAAGACTCTCCAGGAAGGTTCCCTTTACCCTCAAACTGTGGTGTGAATCATACATTCATCTCACACTCAGTTTAACCTGTTAGCACTCCACATCTAATACTCTCTCAGATCTATTTCAAAGACTTTATATCAGTGACCACAGTCTAGATTTCTAAGTCTCTTACAGGCATTTATCACTTTACATTAGGAAACActgatatatatatttgtcaCATTAAATCCATGCACAAACAAAGCAAACTAAAAGAAAAGCCAGTAATAATACTTACTACCTCTGTGTGCATATTAACGTCTTACTATAAGCAGAATAGGAAACTCACAATTATaaatttcttcctcattcttctgGTGAAAATCATTCAGATGTTATTTGTAAAAAGACTACCAAAGCAAGTGCACTGCAGGCATTCGCTAGCCATTTGGATAATAGAAGAGACCATCTCCACCTTACAAGATTTCAAGCAACAGATTAAAAAGGTAGACATCTAGCTATGGAATTAATCTTTCAGAAATCCATATACCTGGGGCCGTATGCATATAAACTATGGGATTGCTCACAACATTTGAAGTAATGCAGTAAGAATTCCAAGTAAGAATAAGAAATGTAATTAAACGGATACTCTGGGCAAACAGAATAATGATTGCAATTAACACAGTCGTAAAAGGGAGAGAAGTGAATGGCAATTGTGTGGAAAGCAACAGAAAGCAACAAGTAGGCCttacttctcttttctgctttccaTGAGAAGTTAATTTTATTGATCCAATTTATTATGTACAGAAGAAATTATGCTATAAAACCAATACTCATGTTCCTCATGtgaacattatatatttttttctttttcttagtggtAGCACTAGGGTTTATTAAGGTGTGTCTTAGTACAGGTGCTGGGGCTTGCCCACAGGCGCTTTTGATGTATAAAGCCCAGACCTTCTGCCAATTCTTCTTGAGCAATGATACCAGGAAACTGACAGCTACGTGGACGTCGTACACAAGCTCATCGTCTGCCATCTTCATGCGCCAACCACCACTGCCAGACATACCGCCTTCTTCATCTGGAATTGGATGGTGGACTTCACTTCACCCACTTTGGCCCCCAGTCCTCATTGTGGGTCAGCATGGAAGGGAACTTGCCAGCCTTACTCAGGCCTGGACCCAAACCTTGTGGGATCTGCTTGATCAGAGATTCTGAAGCCAAAAAGCATCACACTTCTTGAACAGCTTCTTGAcgaaatttttttcttgttgagtttctTCTATGTCTCAGTGTCCATGTGGGGAATATCCACGACCTTGGCCTCCTCAGAGTGCTGCTGGTCCCCCAAACTTTGGGGCAGGGAGTGGACTGAAGCCTGATGGTGCCAGAGAAGCACTTGTCCTTCTGAGGGTGGTAGTTCTTCAAGCTGGTCTGCAGCTCCACCATCTCCAAAACCTTCCGGCGCTGGCACTGGTTCCCCTGCAGGACTTCCCACACCACCAGTGCAGGGTGTCACTTGGAGACTTTGCTGCTCATGGTGCCTCAGGCCACAATAACCAGATGAAAGAGCAATACTATATGTTTTAAACTGTGTTAAACAATTTACCTACCCCCCTTAAGATAGTAGCAATCCCTTTAAGTGGGTatgcttttctcctccttttaaaGAATAAGACAGATAGGCATAGGAAACAAATGATGTCTAAATGGCCAATATACATTGGAACAGTGATTCAGCTCAAAGCTATGTCCCCTCCCCATGAAACCATTATACCAATTACTGGG
The window above is part of the Ursus arctos isolate Adak ecotype North America unplaced genomic scaffold, UrsArc2.0 scaffold_26, whole genome shotgun sequence genome. Proteins encoded here:
- the LOC113249174 gene encoding LOW QUALITY PROTEIN: olfactory receptor 6C3-like (The sequence of the model RefSeq protein was modified relative to this genomic sequence to represent the inferred CDS: inserted 1 base in 1 codon), yielding MKNHTVPTEFILLGLSDDPELQIMIFLFLIITYMLSITGNLTIITLTLVDSHLQTPMYFFLRNFSVLEISFTTVCIPRFLGTIITRDKTISYNNCTAQLFFFIFMGITEFYLPTAMSYDRYVAICKPLHYTTIMNKRVCILLVFCAWLAGFLNIFPPVILFLQLDYCGSKVSDHXCDYFPLLQLSCSDTRLLEVIGFYSAIVILLFTLALIILSYMFIIRTILKLPSASQRKKAFSTCSSHMIVISISYGSCIFMYANPSTKEKASLTKGVAILNTSVAPMMNPFIYTLRNQQVKQAFKDTIQKVMFFSSK